From the genome of Populus alba chromosome 10, ASM523922v2, whole genome shotgun sequence, one region includes:
- the LOC118043314 gene encoding cation/H(+) antiporter 15 — MEGRDKAELKYRATEIYFTGYTITANLSSGALNACSYEAVSNSTTLWQISNPFLDATPFVTNLCSAILLIQLLFLLFHRLPRFFSELITGLLMGPMMLGANALFSEYTHPMRQTGATETLTNLGVIYYMFLVGLQMDLTTIRRISKGAWGNALFGILLPLGMGAGLFHLLPGKTHFENPLGAWFWSVALTVTSFPDLAQILSDLKLLRTEVGQMAISSAFVSDIASWSFLVVTITVSNGNTRAFILPTLAFILFCWFVLRPILSQIIDRDSSKGGNYSDLCIYSILTGVVVCGFITDACGSHSMIGAFMFGLIIPDGELGMMIMEKLEDFVPGIMLPAFFVLTGTRCNIIDMFSNINPFAVLGILVLACLAKIISGFLVAMYYGMPVREGVALGVLMNAKGVLALIILNVGRDIKAVDNQPFAIMVMTILLMTILVKPIPLWACKTTKHFRKYKLRTLQESKPNSELRILACIHTTRNLSGMLNLLELSNSTEKSPICVFATCLVGLSGRTNAMLIVHDENRNSSSQNYPPARGRSDADQIISTLENYERRNQSMSFLPLTVVSPYTSMHEDIHNLAEDKRVTFILIPFHKQSGAEGMQKENSSIRLVNQNLLAKAPCSVGIFIDRGLSLKIYNEGSHRREKLNFAMFYTGGHDDREALTYACRMAGSLNVSLKVIRFLPGKEAIEMMDMEEEVEGENQRFVDDMYLNELRFMTMCNPSVTWVDRSVNSGDEIIIAAKDLADEYDLYIVGRGQGMIKPFALGLSEWSNCEELGPLGDALSTSDFALHASILVVQQHSVSTMKNKGMPQHQEKAGLETWKSPLSSRDLLNIVNHRKKTDEEDD; from the exons ATGGAAGGCCGTGACAAAGCAGAACTAAAATATAGAGCTACGGAAATATATTTTACTGGTTATACAATAACCGCAAACCTGTCTTCAGGTGCACTTAATGCATGTAGTTACGAGGCTGTGAGCAATTCTACTACCCTTTGGCAAATTTCGAACCCCTTTTTAGATGCTACACCATTCGTCACAAACCTATGCTCAGCGATACTGCTGATTCAATTGCTCTTCCTTCTCTTCCATCGTTTGCCTCGTTTCTTCTCCGAGTTGATT ACTGGCCTACTAATGGGTCCTATGATGCTCGGAGCAAACGCGCTTTTTTCAGAATACACTCATCCTATGAGACAAACTGGAGCGACAGAGACTTTAACAAATTTGGGAGTCATTTACTACATGTTTCTCGTGGGTTTACAGATGGACCTAACCACAATAAGAAGAATCAGTAAAGGTGCATGGGGCAATGCTTTGTTTGGAATTCTTTTACCCTTAGGCATGGGAGCAGGTTTATTTCACCTACTACCTGGAAAAACCCACTTTGAGAATCCTCTTGGTGCCTGGTTTTGGTCTGTTGCCCTCACCGTCACAAGCTTCCCGGATCTTGCTCAGATCCTTTCAGACCTGAAGCTTCTACGAACAGAAGTTGGACAAATGGCCATATCCTCAGCTTTTGTCAGTGACATCGCATCTTGGAGTTTTCTTGTTGTGACAATAACAGTTAGTAATGGGAATACCCGTGCCTTCATCCTCCCGACCCTtgccttcattttattttgttggtttgTGTTACGCCCGATTCTTTCGCAGATTATTGACAGAGATTCCTCAAAAGGAGGCAACTACAGTGACCTTTGTATATACTCTATTCTTACCGGGGTGGTCGTTTGTGGATTCATCACAGACGCCTGTGGTTCTCACTCTATGATCGGAGCTTTCATGTTTGGACTTATTATACCTGATGGAGAGCTTGGGATGATGATTATGGAGAAACTTGAAGACTTTGTGCCAGGAATCATGCTTCCTGCCTTCTTTGTGCTTACTGGGACTAGATGCAATATTATTGATATGTTTAGCAACATTAATCCTTTCGCGGTTCTGGGAATTCTAGTCTTAGCTTGCTTAGCCAAGATTATAAGCGGTTTCTTGGTTGCCATGTACTATGGCATGCCAGTTCGTGAAGGTGTCGCCCTTGGAGTTCTTATGAACGCCAAAGGGGTTTTGGCTTTGATTATTCTTAATGTTGGCAGAGACATAAAG GCTGTGGATAACCAACCGTTTGCTATAATGGTGATGACAATTTTACTCATGACGATTCTTGTAAAACCGATCCCCCTCTGGGCTTGTAAGACTACCAAGCATTTCAGGAAATACAAACTCCGGACCTTGCAAGAAAGCAAACCTAACTCAGAACTACGAATACTTGCATGCATTCATACTACTCGCAACCTATCAGGAATGCTCAACCTCCTTGAACTGTCTAATTCAACCGAGAAATCACCAATTTGTGTATTTGCCACGTGTCTAGTAGGTCTGAGTGGACGGACTAATGCCATGCTAATCGTTCACGATGAGAATCGTAATTCTAGTAGCCAAAACTACCCCCCTGCCCGTGGGAGATCAGATGCCGACCAAATCATCAGCACTTTGGAGAACTACGAAAGAAGAAACCAGTCAATGTCCTTTCTACCTCTGACAGTTGTATCTCCTTACACCTCCATGCACGAGGATATCCATAACCTTGCAGAGGACAAACGCGTGACTTTCATCCTAATTCCATTTCACAAACAATCTGGTGCAGAAGGGATGCAAAAAGAGAACTCTTCTATCAGACTAGTAAACCAAAATCTGCTAGCCAAAGCTCCATGCTCTGTGGGGATATTTATTGATCGAGGCCTCAGTTTGAAGATTTATAACGAGGGTAGCCATCGCAGAGAAAAGCTAAATTTCGCCATGTTTTATACTGGGGGACATGACGATCGGGAGGCCTTAACTTATGCTTGCAGGATGGCAGGGTCTCTGAATGTGAGTTTAAAAGTTATACGATTTCTTCCAGGTAAAGAAGCAATAGAAATGATGGATATGGAAGAGGAAGTGGAGGGTGAAAATCAAAGATTTGTTGATGATATGTACCTGAATGAGTTACGATTTATGACAATGTGCAATCCATCTGTAACTTGGGTGGATAGGTCGGTAAATAGCGGGGATGAAATTATCATCGCAGCAAAAGATCTAGCTGATGAATATGATCTATATATTGTGGGGAGGGGTCAGGGAATGATCAAGCCATTTGCTTTGGGGCTATCGGAGTGGAGTAACTGTGAAGAGCTTGGGCCACTAGGAGATGCATTATCAACATCTGACTTCGCACTACACGCATCGATTCTTGTAGTCCAACAACATTCTGTTTCAACCATGAAAAACAAGGGCATGCCGCAGCATCAAGAGAAAGCTGGACTTGAAACTTGGAAATCTCCTTTGAGTAGTCGTGACCTTCTGAACATTGTAAATCACAGAAAGAAGACAGATGAAGAGGATGATTAA
- the LOC118043315 gene encoding DNA replication complex GINS protein PSF3, with protein MANYNEIDDILAEEEFVPVVFQKAINGVKIDESTEKGHVEQGSKTELPFWLARELHMRQAVSISVPACFNQKTRMEIQADAACADLRSRCPYFYEFGCKLAPLCDKTIGLLLPYAFRIRYKEILHKAHTTAFATASKFLTHLTREETSLYEAAQSSMAAFKKWRMGGPRLQRASILGRKRKPAE; from the exons ATGGCAAATTACAATGAAATCGATGATATTCTCGCGGAGGAAGAG TTTGTCCCGGTTGTGTTTCAAAAGGCTATAAATGGAGTGAAAATCGATGAAAGCACCGAAAAAGGACAT GTTGAACAAGGTTCAAAGACAGAGCTACCTTTCTGGCTTGCTCGTGAATTGCACATGAGGCAAGCAGTATCGATAAGTGTCCCAGCCTGTTTTAATCAGAA AACAAGGATGGAAATCCAGGCAGATGCTGCATGTGCGGACCTGAGATCCCGCTGCCCTTACTTTTATGAATTTGGATGCAAGCTAGCCCCACT GTGTGATAAAACCATTGGATTGTTGCTCCCATATGCATTTCGAATCAGGTATAAGGAAATTCTACACAAGGCACACACCACAGCATTTGCCACAGCTTCCAAATTTCTGACGCACCTAACTAGAGAAGAAACTTCTT TGTATGAAGCAGCTCAATCATCCATGGCAGCCTTTAAGAAATGGCGGATGGGTGGCCCCAGATTGCAGAGAGCTTCAATTCTCGGGAGGAAGAGAAAACCAGCTGAGTAG
- the LOC118043316 gene encoding GDSL esterase/lipase CPRD49 isoform X3: MDLYTSFNEEGSCNWAIEAADILLRGYYGWNSRRAIQVLDQVFPKEAPVQPSLVIVYFGGNDSMGPHSSGLGPHVPLDEYIENMRKIAIHLKSLSETTRIIFLSCPPVDETRVGSGLSGILSELIRTNELCQNYSNACIKLCQEMGVEVVDLFSAFQKRDDWTKACFTDGVHLSAEGSKIVVEEILKVLREAEWVPSLHWKSMPTEFSEDSPYYLVTADGKRTLNPSEWTFHREIQWD; the protein is encoded by the exons ATGGATCTGTACACCTCTTTTAACGAGGAGGGTTCATGCAATTGGGCAATAGAAGCC GCAGACATATTGTTGCGAGGGTACTATGGATGGAACTCGCGGCGTGCTATCCAGGTTCTTGATCAAGTTTTTCCAAAG GAAGCTCCTGTGCAACCATCTCTGGTGATAGTTTATTTTGGTGGTAATGATTCGATGGGGCCTCACTCGTCTGGCCTGGGCCCTCATGTACCACTTGATGAATACATCGAGAACATGAGAAAGATTGCAATTCATCTCAAG aGCCTTTCAGAAACAACACGCATCATTTTTCTGAGTTGTCCTCCTGTTGATGAGACCAGAGTTGGTTCAGGCTTAAG TGGAATTCTCAGTGAATTGATACGAACAAATGAGTTGTGCCAAAATTATTCCAATGCTTGCATAAAACTATGCCAGGAAATGGGCGTGGAGGTTGTTGATCTTTTCTCTGCCTTTCAAAAAAGAGATGATTGGACAAAAGCTTGCTTTAC AGATGGCGTTCATTTATCTGCAGAGGGAAGCAAAATAGTTGTGGAGGAGATCTTGAAGGTGCTGAGGGAAGCTGAGTGGGTTCCATCTCTTCATTGGAAGTCCATGCCCACTGAATTTTCAGAGGATTCACCTTACTATCTTGTTACTGCTGATGGGAAACGAACTCTAAACCCCTCCGAGTGGACTTTTCACAGGGAGATTCAGTGGGACTAA
- the LOC118043316 gene encoding GDSL esterase/lipase CPRD49 isoform X2 has translation MVGPSRPQFVFFGSSIVQLCFSHGGWGSILSDIYSRKADILLRGYYGWNSRRAIQVLDQVFPKEAPVQPSLVIVYFGGNDSMGPHSSGLGPHVPLDEYIENMRKIAIHLKSLSETTRIIFLSCPPVDETRVGSGLSGILSELIRTNELCQNYSNACIKLCQEMGVEVVDLFSAFQKRDDWTKACFTDGVHLSAEGSKIVVEEILKVLREAEWVPSLHWKSMPTEFSEDSPYYLVTADGKRTLNPSEWTFHREIQWD, from the exons ATGGTGGGACCGAGTAGACCGCAATTCGTTTTCTTTGGATCGTCCATTGTACAACTGTGCTTCAGCCATGGCGGTTGGGGTTCCATCCTCTCCGATATCTACTCTCGCAAG GCAGACATATTGTTGCGAGGGTACTATGGATGGAACTCGCGGCGTGCTATCCAGGTTCTTGATCAAGTTTTTCCAAAG GAAGCTCCTGTGCAACCATCTCTGGTGATAGTTTATTTTGGTGGTAATGATTCGATGGGGCCTCACTCGTCTGGCCTGGGCCCTCATGTACCACTTGATGAATACATCGAGAACATGAGAAAGATTGCAATTCATCTCAAG aGCCTTTCAGAAACAACACGCATCATTTTTCTGAGTTGTCCTCCTGTTGATGAGACCAGAGTTGGTTCAGGCTTAAG TGGAATTCTCAGTGAATTGATACGAACAAATGAGTTGTGCCAAAATTATTCCAATGCTTGCATAAAACTATGCCAGGAAATGGGCGTGGAGGTTGTTGATCTTTTCTCTGCCTTTCAAAAAAGAGATGATTGGACAAAAGCTTGCTTTAC AGATGGCGTTCATTTATCTGCAGAGGGAAGCAAAATAGTTGTGGAGGAGATCTTGAAGGTGCTGAGGGAAGCTGAGTGGGTTCCATCTCTTCATTGGAAGTCCATGCCCACTGAATTTTCAGAGGATTCACCTTACTATCTTGTTACTGCTGATGGGAAACGAACTCTAAACCCCTCCGAGTGGACTTTTCACAGGGAGATTCAGTGGGACTAA
- the LOC118043316 gene encoding GDSL esterase/lipase CPRD49 isoform X1 — protein MQLGNRSLLTTKQREREKEEFCVQRKKKTNNRFFTTEKMVGPSRPQFVFFGSSIVQLCFSHGGWGSILSDIYSRKADILLRGYYGWNSRRAIQVLDQVFPKEAPVQPSLVIVYFGGNDSMGPHSSGLGPHVPLDEYIENMRKIAIHLKSLSETTRIIFLSCPPVDETRVGSGLSGILSELIRTNELCQNYSNACIKLCQEMGVEVVDLFSAFQKRDDWTKACFTDGVHLSAEGSKIVVEEILKVLREAEWVPSLHWKSMPTEFSEDSPYYLVTADGKRTLNPSEWTFHREIQWD, from the exons ATGCAATTGGGCAATAGAAGCC TACTCACAACcaagcagagagagagagagaaagaagagttttgtgttcaaagaaaaaagaaaacgaataACAGATTTTTCACGACAGAGAAAATGGTGGGACCGAGTAGACCGCAATTCGTTTTCTTTGGATCGTCCATTGTACAACTGTGCTTCAGCCATGGCGGTTGGGGTTCCATCCTCTCCGATATCTACTCTCGCAAG GCAGACATATTGTTGCGAGGGTACTATGGATGGAACTCGCGGCGTGCTATCCAGGTTCTTGATCAAGTTTTTCCAAAG GAAGCTCCTGTGCAACCATCTCTGGTGATAGTTTATTTTGGTGGTAATGATTCGATGGGGCCTCACTCGTCTGGCCTGGGCCCTCATGTACCACTTGATGAATACATCGAGAACATGAGAAAGATTGCAATTCATCTCAAG aGCCTTTCAGAAACAACACGCATCATTTTTCTGAGTTGTCCTCCTGTTGATGAGACCAGAGTTGGTTCAGGCTTAAG TGGAATTCTCAGTGAATTGATACGAACAAATGAGTTGTGCCAAAATTATTCCAATGCTTGCATAAAACTATGCCAGGAAATGGGCGTGGAGGTTGTTGATCTTTTCTCTGCCTTTCAAAAAAGAGATGATTGGACAAAAGCTTGCTTTAC AGATGGCGTTCATTTATCTGCAGAGGGAAGCAAAATAGTTGTGGAGGAGATCTTGAAGGTGCTGAGGGAAGCTGAGTGGGTTCCATCTCTTCATTGGAAGTCCATGCCCACTGAATTTTCAGAGGATTCACCTTACTATCTTGTTACTGCTGATGGGAAACGAACTCTAAACCCCTCCGAGTGGACTTTTCACAGGGAGATTCAGTGGGACTAA
- the LOC118043316 gene encoding GDSL esterase/lipase CPRD49 isoform X4 produces MQLGNRSLLTTKQREREKEEFCVQRKKKTNNRFFTTEKMVGPSRPQFVFFGSSIVQLCFSHGGWGSILSDIYSRKADILLRGYYGWNSRRAIQVLDQVFPKEAPVQPSLVIVYFGGNDSMGPHSSGLGPHVPLDEYIENMRKIAIHLKSLSETTRIIFLSCPPVDETRVGSGLSGILSELIRTNELCQNYSNACIKLCQEMGVEVVDLFSAFQKRDDWTKACFT; encoded by the exons ATGCAATTGGGCAATAGAAGCC TACTCACAACcaagcagagagagagagagaaagaagagttttgtgttcaaagaaaaaagaaaacgaataACAGATTTTTCACGACAGAGAAAATGGTGGGACCGAGTAGACCGCAATTCGTTTTCTTTGGATCGTCCATTGTACAACTGTGCTTCAGCCATGGCGGTTGGGGTTCCATCCTCTCCGATATCTACTCTCGCAAG GCAGACATATTGTTGCGAGGGTACTATGGATGGAACTCGCGGCGTGCTATCCAGGTTCTTGATCAAGTTTTTCCAAAG GAAGCTCCTGTGCAACCATCTCTGGTGATAGTTTATTTTGGTGGTAATGATTCGATGGGGCCTCACTCGTCTGGCCTGGGCCCTCATGTACCACTTGATGAATACATCGAGAACATGAGAAAGATTGCAATTCATCTCAAG aGCCTTTCAGAAACAACACGCATCATTTTTCTGAGTTGTCCTCCTGTTGATGAGACCAGAGTTGGTTCAGGCTTAAG TGGAATTCTCAGTGAATTGATACGAACAAATGAGTTGTGCCAAAATTATTCCAATGCTTGCATAAAACTATGCCAGGAAATGGGCGTGGAGGTTGTTGATCTTTTCTCTGCCTTTCAAAAAAGAGATGATTGGACAAAAGCTTGCTTTAC GTAG
- the LOC118043317 gene encoding elongator complex protein 4: protein MAATKTRISSFSRNISAVSAPQLPGIKCGPNGTFFVSSGIPDLDKILGGGFPLGSLVMIMEDAEAPHHMLLLRNFMSQGLVQNQPLLYASPAKDPRGFLGTLPCPSSSKDDKSRNHDTEQEKGLRIAWQYKKYFSENQQNIDDHKDSNQEFCNDFDLRKPLEKHFYSGQRVDCVSIKDSPNLATLHDRCATFLAQFPRNDGSFSCMGRIAIQSLCAPQCEHSKMDWDMLSFIRSLKSMLRSANAVAIITFPSSLLSPSFCKRWQHMADVLLSVKAVPDEDKELGKLLTGYQDMVGFLNVHKIARINTQVPMILEATTFSIKLHKRRFLVLECLNQAPIDGSSGTSYGTSGGCSGSSRSGALDF, encoded by the exons ATGGCGGCGACTAAGACCCGAATAAGCAGCTTCTCTCGCAATATATCAGCTGTGTCTGCTCCTCAGTTGCCTGGAATAAAGTGCGGTCCTAATGGCACATTCTTTGTTTCATCTGGGATACCTGACCTTGACA AGATACTGGGTGGGGGCTTTCCTTTGGGAAGCTTAGTTATGATAATGGAAGATGCGGAAGCTCCTCATCACATGCTGTTATTGAGGAATTTCATGTCTCAAGGACTTGTTCAAAACCAACCTCTTCTTTATGCCAGTCCAGCTAAAGACCCTAGAGGGTTTTTGGGTACTTTGCCTTGCCCCTCATCATCTAAAGATGATAAATCCCGTAATCATGATACAGAACAG GAAAAGGGACTGAGAATTGCTTGGCAGTATAAAAAGTATTTCAGTGAAAATCAGCaaaatattgatgatcataAAG ATAGTAATCAAGAGTTTTGCAATGATTTTGACTTGCGGAAACCATTGGAGAAGCATTTTTACAGTGGGCAGCGTGTAGACTGTGTCAGCATCAAAGATTCTCCTAACCTGGCCACTCTTCATGACCGTTGTGCCACATTTTTAGCTCAATTTCCAAG AAATGATGGAAGCTTTTCTTGCATGGGTCGTATTGCTATTCAGTCATTATGTGCTCCACAATGTGAACATTCCAAAATG GACTGGGATATGCTTTCCTTCATTAGATCTCTCAAAAGCATGCTACGGTCTGCAAATGCAGTTGCTATTATTACATTTCCATCTTCCCTTCTTTCACCATCATTCTGTAAAAGATGGCAGCACATGGCAGATGTGTTACTGTCTGTCAAAGCAGTCCCAG ATGAGGACAAGGAATTGGGAAAACTCCTAACTGGTTACCAAGACATGGTTGGCTTCCTTAATGTGCACAAAATAGCACGTATCAATACTCAG GTTCCCATGATTCTTGAGGCAACGACATTCTCAATAAAATTGCATAAGCGACGGTTTTTAGTTTTAGAATGTCTAAATCAAGCCCCCATTGATGGTTCAAGTGGGACTTCGTATGGCACATCTGGTGGCTGTTCTGGGTCCTCCAGAAGCGGTGCCCTTGATTTTTAG
- the LOC118043318 gene encoding uncharacterized protein gives MGFAKEEKSKKVLRGVKTVFFLISMLISFLLFSAPILLVIADTLLPFSLLSASLSPSSLSSETLSSYFNNYDFRSSLVDIPLISIIRSVVIICVYSLCDGPRLSTGPYLGITTICSVSSLIYVSFKAPRVFRVSSTGRGEYVRAMEIALFFCSLLLAIGHVVVAYRTSCRERRKLWVYKIDIEAVSACKNVVFPRYQKILLEERVK, from the exons ATGGGTTTtgcaaaagaagagaaatcaaaAAAGGTTTTGAGAGGAGTAAAGACTGTATTCTTCTTGATCTCCATGttaatttctttccttcttttctctgcTCCTATTCTTCTTGTTATAGCCGATACtctccttcctttttctctcctctctgcctctctctctccttcttctttatCATCAGAGACACTCTCTTCTTATTTCAATAACTATGATTTTCGTTCCTCCCTCGTTGACATACCCCTCATATCCATTATAAGATCAGTTGTCATCATTT GTGTTTATAGTTTGTGTGATGGACCAAGGCTCTCAACAGGACCATACCTGGGGATTACAACGATCTGTTCTGTGTCATCACTGATTTATGTTTCCTTCAAGGCACCACGCGTGTTTAGAGTTTCAAGTACGGGCCGAGGAGAATATGTTAGAGCCATGGAAATTGCCTTGTTTTTTTGCTCTCTACTTCTAGCAATTGGTCATGTTGTTGTGGCGTATAGAACAAGCTgcagagaaagaagaaagcttTGGGTCTACAAAATTGACATTGAAGCT GTTTCAGCTTGCAAGAATGTGGTGTTTCCAAGGTATCAAAAGATTCTGCTGGAAGAAAGAGTGAAATGA
- the LOC118043319 gene encoding nuclear pore complex protein NUP88 codes for MRFNFELTEPDPESSSRKSLTPKEDILWVPLQNHPLFTSSTSTSTSLEGDAAPQPPSNLLAWDGASRLYYWDSNLRCLHRISIGLGDPDPTSVLAASPSKVLQTDVEINFEVNKISINRNGSALLLSGAYGLCVMYLYGRSSSKDDSIICRTVSIGSQIYFNGRNVIHMRKVLWHPYSDTHLGILSSDSVFRLFDLSSDVLQPEQEYYLQPVEPGRSRNAASICPVDFSFGGDHLWDKFSVFVLFSDGSVYILCPVVPFKSVYKWESVLEIYSDAEMFGLKSANPVAVNNSNLAIFWLEATFPELAQESKERELSTLKAHPYAIFDASLCLQGPLRKVCHGVEDEDLAVRGAECEGHAVSFLYDLASKDSILVTAWSGGQLQIDALSDEIQPVWTVGSPPRLRLNSHNHILGLAMLCESISGELPVVKLDQPHDHTVWLGHPPPLLRLAIVDLALTRKTESRSHISMFADPLMPERIYSVHDGGIDSIVLHFLPFTSQSSGKDETVRSPSVHPVLSTCQVENSTPSPLCGFIALSDSFGYSWIAVITSNKECVVLEMKTLNLLVPVHVDMEKESASSEEWTYRNPPDIISKELLSGPKVVLVPQGSPNLRSVAADSIEGRSALHQYLNLFHENYVEYAHKVYFELKHHGPQLKRIIDDQHARLGEAQEKLSKVVNKQSGLVNRINHAMQRHNLLEQRLHCLRNLPGVHKKPLSKAEREFKSELDQFTRVELDALRASIDTLRARLGRFTQSLKGDVRNQQRKIVGRNNVLDAQISQLKSSITKLSLVNSENTKKVKLVESALKKQESSR; via the exons ATGAGATTCAACTTCGAGTTGACAGAACCAGACCCAGAGTCTTCTTCTCGAAAATCTTTGACTCCCAAAGAAGATATCCTATGGGTCCCACTCCAAAACCACCCGCTCTTCActtcctccacctccacctccacctcacTCGAAGGTGACGCTGCTCCGCAACCACCATCCAATCTACTAGCTTGGGATGGCGCTTCTAGATTATATTACTGGGATTCAAACCTCCGCTGCCTCCATCGAATTTCAATTGGCCTCGGCGATCCCGACCCTACCTCTGTCCTCGCTGCTTCTCCCTCTAAG GTATTACAAACAGATGTGGAGATTAATTTTGAGGTTAACAAAATTTCTATCAATAGAAATGGCTCTGCTTTGCTTCTTTCCGGTGCCTATGGTTTATGTGTTATGTACCTTTATGGACGCTCTTCTAGTAAAGATGACTCCATCATTTGCAG GACTGTTTCCATTGGTTcgcaaatttattttaatgggaGAAATGTAATACACATGCGAAAAGTTTTGTGGCATCCTTACAGTGATACGCATTTAGGAATTCTTTCTTCTGATTCGGTTTTCAG ACTGTTTGATTTGTCCTCAGATGTCCTGCAGCCAGAGCAGGAATATTATCTACAGCCTGTTGAACCAGGTAGATCCAGGAATGCTGCATCAATCTGTCcagttgatttttcttttgggGGCGACCACTTGTGGGACAAGTTTAGT GTTTTCGTGTTATTCAGCGATGGTTCAGTTTACATCCTTTGCCCAGTTGTTCCATTCAAAAG TGTCTACAAATGGGAATCTGTTTTGGAGATATATAGTGATGCTGAAATGTTTGGACTGAAATCAGCAAATCCAGTTGCTGTTAACAACTCAAATCTGGCAATCTTTTGGCTGGAAGCAACGTTTCCTGAGTTAGCCCAAGAATCAAAGGAGAGGGAACTATCAACACTAAAAGCTCACCCTTATGCTATATTTGATGCATCACTTTGTTTGCAG gGCCCTTTGCGCAAAGTATGTCATGGTGTGGAAGATGAAGACTTGGCAGTTAGGGGTGCAGAATGCGAAGGTCATGCAGTCAGTTTTCTTTATGATTTAGCCAGCAAAGACTCAATTCTGGTGACTGCCTGGAGTGGTGGGCAATTGCAAATAGATGCCCTATCCGATGAAATCCAGCCAGTCTGGACAGTTGGTAGTCCACCTCGTCTTCGTCTTAATTCCCACAACCATATTCTTGGTCTTGCAATGCTTTGTGAATCAATCTCGGGTGAGCTTCCTGTTGTGAAGCTTGATCAACCACATGATCATACTGTCTGGTTAGGTCATCCACCACCTTTGTTGAGACTTGCAATTGTGGATTTGGCCTTAACGAGGAAAACAGAAAGCAGGTCTCATATTTCAATGTTTGCTGATCCCCTTATGCCTGAAAGAATCTATTCTGTTCATGATGGAGGGATAGATTCAATTGTTTTGCATTTTCTTCCATTTACCAGTCAGTCCAGTGGCAAGGATGAGACAGTCCGGTCTCCCTCTGTGCATCCTGTCCTTAGCACATGCCAGGTGGAGAACTCCACCCCTTCTCCCTTATGTGGCTTTATAGCGTTGTCAGATTCATTTGGGTACTCATGGATTGCTGTGATTACCTCCAACAAAGAATGTGTTGTGCTAGAaatgaaaacattaaatttattggtGCCTGTACATGTTGATATGGAGAAGGAATCTGCAAGTTCTGAAGAATGGACATATAGAAATCCTCCAGACATCATAAGCAAAGAACTACTTAGTGGTCCTAAGGTGGTTCTTGTTCCTCAGGGTTCACCAAATCTTCGATCTGTTGCTGCTGATTCTATTGAAGGGCGGTCAGCTCTTCACCAGTACTTGAACCTTTTCCATGAAAACTATGTCGAGTATGCACATAAG GTCTACTTTGAACTCAAGCATCATGGCCCCCAGTTGAAGAGGATCATTGATGATCAGCATGCTCGATTAGGTGAGGCACAGGAGAAGCTTTCGAAAGTGGTGAATAAGCAGTCAGGATTGGTGAACAGGATTAATCATGCAATGCAGAGACACAATCTTCTGGAACAGCGCTTGCATTGCCTGAGGAACTTGCCTGGAGTTCATAAGAAGCCTTTGTCTAAAGCAGAACGTGAATTCAAGTCCGAGCTTG ACCAATTTACCAGAGTTGAATTGGATGCTCTGCGTGCTTCCATTGACACACTAAGAGCAAGGCTGGGAAGGTTCACACAATCTTTGAAAGGTGATGTACGAAATCAGCAAAGGAAAATAGTGGGAAGGAACAATGTCCTAGATGCCCAAATATCGCAGCTGAAATCCTCAATTACAAAACTCTCCCTTGTCAATAGTGAGAATACAAAGAAAGTTAAGCTTGTTGAATCCGCGTTAAAAAAACAGGAAAGCAGTAGATGA